The DNA region CAGCGTGCGGTTCGAGACGTTTGGCGCGACCGGCATCTGGGGCGAGCGGTAGTTGTATCGCTCGTCGCGGAGGAGACGGCCATCGAGGCGCGATTTGGCTCCGAGGTTGGCGAGAAGCGAGTTGGTGTGCGACCCGAAATCGTCGGCGACGACGAGTGTGCCGCCGCGCTGGACGAACCGCCGAAGTCGGGTCCGTGTCGCGCACGTCGTACTGTTTCGTCGGGGAGAGAACGATCGCGACCGTTTCGCTCGCGTTCCCGCCGTCGTAGGCGGCCGTGTCCCGGATGACGGTGCTCGTTGCACCCGCTTTCTCGGCCTGGGATTGGAGTTCCGACGCGCCGTTCCACCCGCCGTTGTAGGCGCTGAACGACGCGGCCGACCGCTCGCCGCGACGAGCACGCTGAGGAAGACGACGGCCGCGAACCCGGCGACGACGATTCGAGGGAGTCGCTCGCGCCAGTCCCAACCCATTCAGAACACTCCCGCCGGGAGCACTTCGAGGATGTTGTGGACGATGATGTACCCGAACACGAGGGTCCCGGCGACGATGAACCATCGGAGACGGCGTCGCCATCGTGGCGTGACGGCTATCGGTGCGGTGAGTTCGACGAGAACGAGGAACCCGATGAACACGAGCGCGAAGAATATCTCGTTCGAGTAGGCTCCGAGCAGACTCAGAACGAACAGACAGAGAAGCATCCAGAGGGTCTGTCCATAGATGAACCGGCGACGGTGCTCTGTCAGCATTCGAACCGAATACTATCGGCAGGGTTACCAAACTACCGGCTATCAGATAGTTGTTAGATAGAAACCGGACGCGGAATCACGACCCGGACTCGTTTCGCGGGGAACTCAGCCCGGCCGCGGGCCCCTCGTTCGGTCCGACCGGACAGTTCCCCGCCCGCCGCGGGGTCGTCACGACCAGCGGGTCGCGCCCGCTGGCGGAGTAAACGACGCTCCTGTTCGCGGTCAGGCGGTCGTATCGGTCGGCACCGACTTTCGTCGGCGAGGCCGGGAAGACCTGCGCGCCGAGCGTCGTCCACGACCGCT from Haladaptatus sp. R4 includes:
- a CDS encoding DUF4350 domain-containing protein; the protein is MGWDWRERLPRIVVAGFAAVVFLSVLVAASGRPRRSAPTTAGGTARRNSNPRPRKRVQRAPSSGTRPPTTAGTRAKRSRSFSPRRNSTTCATRTRLRRFVQRGGTLVVADDFGSHTNSLLANLGAKSRLDGRLLRDERYNYRSPQMPVAPNVSNRTLGSNVSSLTLNRGTAIRPNGATPLVNSSVHSYLDTNGNGKLDTNESVDQRPVATVEKIGRGRVVVVSDSSLFINSMLDRPGNRAFVDALVSGETAFSSTTRTPRHSRPRRSRC